Proteins from a single region of Harpia harpyja isolate bHarHar1 chromosome 14, bHarHar1 primary haplotype, whole genome shotgun sequence:
- the RNF157 gene encoding E3 ubiquitin ligase RNF157 isoform X2, whose amino-acid sequence MGALTSRQNAGVEEVDIPANSVYRYPPKSGSYFANHFIMGGEKFDSTHPEGYLFGENSDLNFLGNRPVVFPYAAPPPQEPVKTLRSLINIRKDTLRLVKCSEEVKTPGEEVSKAKVHYNVEFTFDTDARVAITIYYQASEEFHNGVASYIPRDNSLQSETVHYKRGVCQQFCVPSHTVDPSEWSEEELGFDLDREVYPMVVHAVVDEGEEHTGHCHVLLATFEKHSDGTFCVKPLKQKQVVDGVSYLLQEIYGIENKYNTQDSKVAEDEVSDNSAECVVCLSDVRDTLILPCRHLCLCNTCADTLRYQANNCPICRLPFRALLQIRAMRKKLGPLSPTSFNPIIASQTSDSEEHSSSENIPPGYEVVSLLEALNGPLTPSPAALPLRALGDPPGAGTLPSYGSDGPMPPLRALSPLERLPDCGPPGLKLKKSLSKSISQNSSILPEEEDEKSCTESELRVSRRRSPARREEECGATPESENLTLSSSGAIDQSSCTGTPLSSTISSPEEPVSSSLAQSVMSMASSQSQHSQLSTDTVSSMSGSYIAPGTEEEEEEGDMLPSPTAASATASDGESTPVESPDINFISISAEERDAEGNDVLEDEDASPTQEDGPRTGAFLGLRCDNNNDLGIAHVKALDNKLCSEACLPGPEAANNNVWPQQAPWPRCPPSTQDLEQAAAALPM is encoded by the exons ATGGGGGCTCTGACCAGCCGGCAAAACGCAGGGGTGGAGGAAGTGGATATCCCCGCTAATTCCGTCTACAGATATCCCCCGAAATCCG GGAGCTACTTTGCCAACCACTTCATCATGGGCGGCGAGAAGTTCGACTCCACGCACCCCGAGGGTTACCTCTTCGGCGAGAACAGCGACCTCAACTTCCTGGGGAACCGGCCTGTTGTG TTCCCTTATGCTGCTCCACCTCCTCAGGAACCCGTGAAGACCCTCAGGAGCTTAATCAACATCCGCAAGGACACCCTGCGCCTTGTCAA GTGCTCGGAGGAGGTGAAGACCCCAGGGGAAGAAGTCAGCAAAGCCAAGGTGCACTACAACGTGGAGTTCACTTTCGACACGGATGCCCGTGTGGCCATAACCATCTACTACCAGGCGAGCGAGGAGTTTCACAATGGGGTGGCGAG CTACATCCCCAGGGACAACAGCCTGCAGTCAGAGACGGTGCACTACAAGCGGGGGGTGTGCCAGCAGTTCTGCGTGCCCTCCCACACCGTCGACCCCTCCGAGTGGAGCGAGGAGGAG CTGGGCTTTGACCTGGACCGGGAGGTGTACCCCATGGTGGTGCACGCGGTGGTGGATGAAGGAGAGG AGCACACCGGGCACTGCCACGTGCTGCTGGCCACCTTTGAGAAG CACAGCGACGGCACCTTCTGCGTGAAGCCCCTCAAGCAGAAGCAAGTG GTGGATGGCGTGAGCTACCTTCTGCAGGAGATCTATGGCATTGAGAACAAGTACAACACGCAGGACTCCAAG GTGGCCGAGGATGAGGTGAGTGATAACAGCGCTGAGTGCGTCGTCTGCCTCTCGGACGTCCGCGACACCCTCATCCTGCCCTGCCGCCACCTCTGCCTCTGCAATACCTGCGCCGACACCCTGCGCTACCAGGCCAACAACTGCCCCATCTGCAGGCTGC CTTTCCGAGCCTTGCTTCAAATCCGAGCCATGAGGAAAAAGCTGGGTCCCCTCTCGCCCACCAGCTTCAACCCCATCATCGCCTCGCAGACCTCTGACTCCGAGGAGCACTCG tcCTCGGAGAACATTCCCCCGGGCTACGAGGTGGTGTCACTGCTGGAGGCCCTCAACGGGCCGCTGACGCCCTCGCCAGCCGCCCTGCCGCTGCGTGCGCTGGGGGACCCCCCGGGCGCGGGGACCCTGCCCTCGTATGGCAGCGATGGTCCCATGCCCCCCCTGCGAGCCCTCTCGCCCCTCGAGCGTCTTCCTGACTGTGGACCCCCGGGGCTCAAGCTGAAGAAGAGCCTCTCCAA GTCCATCTCACAGAACTCCTCCATCCTACCCGAAGAGGAGGATGAGAAGTCGTGCACTGAGTCGGAGCTGAGGGTCTCCAGGAGGAGATCCCCTGCCCGGCGTGAGGAG GAATGCGGTGCGACGCCTGAGAGCGAAAACCTCACCCTGTCGTCATCGGGAGCCATCGACCAGTCCTCGTGCACCGGGACCCCCCTCTCCTCCACCATCTCGTCCCCAGAAG agcccgtcagcagcagcctggctcagTCCGTCATGTCCATGGCCTCCTCCCAGAGCCAGCACTCCCAGCTCAGCACTGACACCGTGTCCTCCATGTCCGGCTCCTACATTGCTCCCggcacagaggaggaggaggaggagggggacatGCTTCCCTCACCCACGGCCGCCAGCGCCACAGCCTCTGATGGAGAG TCGACGCCTGTGGAGTCCCCAGATATAAACTTCATCAGCATCTCGGCTGAGGAGCGTGATGCCGAG GGCAATGACGTGTTGGAGGATGAGGACGCCTCTCCCACGCAGGAAGATG GCCCGAGGACAGGCGCTTTCCTCGGTCTGAGGTGTGACAATAACAATGACTTGGGCATCGCACACGTGAAAGCGCTGGACAATAAACTGTGCTCTGAGGCCTGCTTACCTG
- the RNF157 gene encoding E3 ubiquitin ligase RNF157 isoform X1: protein MGALTSRQNAGVEEVDIPANSVYRYPPKSGSYFANHFIMGGEKFDSTHPEGYLFGENSDLNFLGNRPVVFPYAAPPPQEPVKTLRSLINIRKDTLRLVKCSEEVKTPGEEVSKAKVHYNVEFTFDTDARVAITIYYQASEEFHNGVASYIPRDNSLQSETVHYKRGVCQQFCVPSHTVDPSEWSEEELGFDLDREVYPMVVHAVVDEGEEHTGHCHVLLATFEKHSDGTFCVKPLKQKQVVDGVSYLLQEIYGIENKYNTQDSKVAEDEVSDNSAECVVCLSDVRDTLILPCRHLCLCNTCADTLRYQANNCPICRLPFRALLQIRAMRKKLGPLSPTSFNPIIASQTSDSEEHSSSENIPPGYEVVSLLEALNGPLTPSPAALPLRALGDPPGAGTLPSYGSDGPMPPLRALSPLERLPDCGPPGLKLKKSLSKSISQNSSILPEEEDEKSCTESELRVSRRRSPARREEECGATPESENLTLSSSGAIDQSSCTGTPLSSTISSPEEPVSSSLAQSVMSMASSQSQHSQLSTDTVSSMSGSYIAPGTEEEEEEGDMLPSPTAASATASDGESTPVESPDINFISISAEERDAEGNDVLEDEDASPTQEDGPRTGAFLGLRCDNNNDLGIAHVKALDNKLCSEACLPGSSVCVKVHVRSVPTRFSQPTLVSPHSPELPKAAVPDSCPINIEE, encoded by the exons ATGGGGGCTCTGACCAGCCGGCAAAACGCAGGGGTGGAGGAAGTGGATATCCCCGCTAATTCCGTCTACAGATATCCCCCGAAATCCG GGAGCTACTTTGCCAACCACTTCATCATGGGCGGCGAGAAGTTCGACTCCACGCACCCCGAGGGTTACCTCTTCGGCGAGAACAGCGACCTCAACTTCCTGGGGAACCGGCCTGTTGTG TTCCCTTATGCTGCTCCACCTCCTCAGGAACCCGTGAAGACCCTCAGGAGCTTAATCAACATCCGCAAGGACACCCTGCGCCTTGTCAA GTGCTCGGAGGAGGTGAAGACCCCAGGGGAAGAAGTCAGCAAAGCCAAGGTGCACTACAACGTGGAGTTCACTTTCGACACGGATGCCCGTGTGGCCATAACCATCTACTACCAGGCGAGCGAGGAGTTTCACAATGGGGTGGCGAG CTACATCCCCAGGGACAACAGCCTGCAGTCAGAGACGGTGCACTACAAGCGGGGGGTGTGCCAGCAGTTCTGCGTGCCCTCCCACACCGTCGACCCCTCCGAGTGGAGCGAGGAGGAG CTGGGCTTTGACCTGGACCGGGAGGTGTACCCCATGGTGGTGCACGCGGTGGTGGATGAAGGAGAGG AGCACACCGGGCACTGCCACGTGCTGCTGGCCACCTTTGAGAAG CACAGCGACGGCACCTTCTGCGTGAAGCCCCTCAAGCAGAAGCAAGTG GTGGATGGCGTGAGCTACCTTCTGCAGGAGATCTATGGCATTGAGAACAAGTACAACACGCAGGACTCCAAG GTGGCCGAGGATGAGGTGAGTGATAACAGCGCTGAGTGCGTCGTCTGCCTCTCGGACGTCCGCGACACCCTCATCCTGCCCTGCCGCCACCTCTGCCTCTGCAATACCTGCGCCGACACCCTGCGCTACCAGGCCAACAACTGCCCCATCTGCAGGCTGC CTTTCCGAGCCTTGCTTCAAATCCGAGCCATGAGGAAAAAGCTGGGTCCCCTCTCGCCCACCAGCTTCAACCCCATCATCGCCTCGCAGACCTCTGACTCCGAGGAGCACTCG tcCTCGGAGAACATTCCCCCGGGCTACGAGGTGGTGTCACTGCTGGAGGCCCTCAACGGGCCGCTGACGCCCTCGCCAGCCGCCCTGCCGCTGCGTGCGCTGGGGGACCCCCCGGGCGCGGGGACCCTGCCCTCGTATGGCAGCGATGGTCCCATGCCCCCCCTGCGAGCCCTCTCGCCCCTCGAGCGTCTTCCTGACTGTGGACCCCCGGGGCTCAAGCTGAAGAAGAGCCTCTCCAA GTCCATCTCACAGAACTCCTCCATCCTACCCGAAGAGGAGGATGAGAAGTCGTGCACTGAGTCGGAGCTGAGGGTCTCCAGGAGGAGATCCCCTGCCCGGCGTGAGGAG GAATGCGGTGCGACGCCTGAGAGCGAAAACCTCACCCTGTCGTCATCGGGAGCCATCGACCAGTCCTCGTGCACCGGGACCCCCCTCTCCTCCACCATCTCGTCCCCAGAAG agcccgtcagcagcagcctggctcagTCCGTCATGTCCATGGCCTCCTCCCAGAGCCAGCACTCCCAGCTCAGCACTGACACCGTGTCCTCCATGTCCGGCTCCTACATTGCTCCCggcacagaggaggaggaggaggagggggacatGCTTCCCTCACCCACGGCCGCCAGCGCCACAGCCTCTGATGGAGAG TCGACGCCTGTGGAGTCCCCAGATATAAACTTCATCAGCATCTCGGCTGAGGAGCGTGATGCCGAG GGCAATGACGTGTTGGAGGATGAGGACGCCTCTCCCACGCAGGAAGATG GCCCGAGGACAGGCGCTTTCCTCGGTCTGAGGTGTGACAATAACAATGACTTGGGCATCGCACACGTGAAAGCGCTGGACAATAAACTGTGCTCTGAGGCCTGCTTACCTG gCTCCTCCGTCTGCGTGAAAGTTCATGTTCGCTCTGTGCCAACACGGTTTTCTCAACCCACGCTTGTG
- the RNF157 gene encoding E3 ubiquitin ligase RNF157 isoform X3 gives MGALTSRQNAGVEEVDIPANSVYRYPPKSGSYFANHFIMGGEKFDSTHPEGYLFGENSDLNFLGNRPVVFPYAAPPPQEPVKTLRSLINIRKDTLRLVKCSEEVKTPGEEVSKAKVHYNVEFTFDTDARVAITIYYQASEEFHNGVASYIPRDNSLQSETVHYKRGVCQQFCVPSHTVDPSEWSEEELGFDLDREVYPMVVHAVVDEGEEHTGHCHVLLATFEKHSDGTFCVKPLKQKQVVDGVSYLLQEIYGIENKYNTQDSKVAEDEVSDNSAECVVCLSDVRDTLILPCRHLCLCNTCADTLRYQANNCPICRLPFRALLQIRAMRKKLGPLSPTSFNPIIASQTSDSEEHSSSENIPPGYEVVSLLEALNGPLTPSPAALPLRALGDPPGAGTLPSYGSDGPMPPLRALSPLERLPDCGPPGLKLKKSLSKSISQNSSILPEEEDEKSCTESELRVSRRRSPARREEECGATPESENLTLSSSGAIDQSSCTGTPLSSTISSPEEPVSSSLAQSVMSMASSQSQHSQLSTDTVSSMSGSYIAPGTEEEEEEGDMLPSPTAASATASDGESTPVESPDINFISISAEERDAEGNDVLEDEDASPTQEDGPRTGAFLGLRCDNNNDLGIAHVKALDNKLCSEACLPAAVPDSCPINIEE, from the exons ATGGGGGCTCTGACCAGCCGGCAAAACGCAGGGGTGGAGGAAGTGGATATCCCCGCTAATTCCGTCTACAGATATCCCCCGAAATCCG GGAGCTACTTTGCCAACCACTTCATCATGGGCGGCGAGAAGTTCGACTCCACGCACCCCGAGGGTTACCTCTTCGGCGAGAACAGCGACCTCAACTTCCTGGGGAACCGGCCTGTTGTG TTCCCTTATGCTGCTCCACCTCCTCAGGAACCCGTGAAGACCCTCAGGAGCTTAATCAACATCCGCAAGGACACCCTGCGCCTTGTCAA GTGCTCGGAGGAGGTGAAGACCCCAGGGGAAGAAGTCAGCAAAGCCAAGGTGCACTACAACGTGGAGTTCACTTTCGACACGGATGCCCGTGTGGCCATAACCATCTACTACCAGGCGAGCGAGGAGTTTCACAATGGGGTGGCGAG CTACATCCCCAGGGACAACAGCCTGCAGTCAGAGACGGTGCACTACAAGCGGGGGGTGTGCCAGCAGTTCTGCGTGCCCTCCCACACCGTCGACCCCTCCGAGTGGAGCGAGGAGGAG CTGGGCTTTGACCTGGACCGGGAGGTGTACCCCATGGTGGTGCACGCGGTGGTGGATGAAGGAGAGG AGCACACCGGGCACTGCCACGTGCTGCTGGCCACCTTTGAGAAG CACAGCGACGGCACCTTCTGCGTGAAGCCCCTCAAGCAGAAGCAAGTG GTGGATGGCGTGAGCTACCTTCTGCAGGAGATCTATGGCATTGAGAACAAGTACAACACGCAGGACTCCAAG GTGGCCGAGGATGAGGTGAGTGATAACAGCGCTGAGTGCGTCGTCTGCCTCTCGGACGTCCGCGACACCCTCATCCTGCCCTGCCGCCACCTCTGCCTCTGCAATACCTGCGCCGACACCCTGCGCTACCAGGCCAACAACTGCCCCATCTGCAGGCTGC CTTTCCGAGCCTTGCTTCAAATCCGAGCCATGAGGAAAAAGCTGGGTCCCCTCTCGCCCACCAGCTTCAACCCCATCATCGCCTCGCAGACCTCTGACTCCGAGGAGCACTCG tcCTCGGAGAACATTCCCCCGGGCTACGAGGTGGTGTCACTGCTGGAGGCCCTCAACGGGCCGCTGACGCCCTCGCCAGCCGCCCTGCCGCTGCGTGCGCTGGGGGACCCCCCGGGCGCGGGGACCCTGCCCTCGTATGGCAGCGATGGTCCCATGCCCCCCCTGCGAGCCCTCTCGCCCCTCGAGCGTCTTCCTGACTGTGGACCCCCGGGGCTCAAGCTGAAGAAGAGCCTCTCCAA GTCCATCTCACAGAACTCCTCCATCCTACCCGAAGAGGAGGATGAGAAGTCGTGCACTGAGTCGGAGCTGAGGGTCTCCAGGAGGAGATCCCCTGCCCGGCGTGAGGAG GAATGCGGTGCGACGCCTGAGAGCGAAAACCTCACCCTGTCGTCATCGGGAGCCATCGACCAGTCCTCGTGCACCGGGACCCCCCTCTCCTCCACCATCTCGTCCCCAGAAG agcccgtcagcagcagcctggctcagTCCGTCATGTCCATGGCCTCCTCCCAGAGCCAGCACTCCCAGCTCAGCACTGACACCGTGTCCTCCATGTCCGGCTCCTACATTGCTCCCggcacagaggaggaggaggaggagggggacatGCTTCCCTCACCCACGGCCGCCAGCGCCACAGCCTCTGATGGAGAG TCGACGCCTGTGGAGTCCCCAGATATAAACTTCATCAGCATCTCGGCTGAGGAGCGTGATGCCGAG GGCAATGACGTGTTGGAGGATGAGGACGCCTCTCCCACGCAGGAAGATG GCCCGAGGACAGGCGCTTTCCTCGGTCTGAGGTGTGACAATAACAATGACTTGGGCATCGCACACGTGAAAGCGCTGGACAATAAACTGTGCTCTGAGGCCTGCTTACCTG
- the RNF157 gene encoding E3 ubiquitin ligase RNF157 isoform X4: MGALTSRQNAGVEEVDIPANSVYRYPPKSGSYFANHFIMGGEKFDSTHPEGYLFGENSDLNFLGNRPVVFPYAAPPPQEPVKTLRSLINIRKDTLRLVKCSEEVKTPGEEVSKAKVHYNVEFTFDTDARVAITIYYQASEEFHNGVASYIPRDNSLQSETVHYKRGVCQQFCVPSHTVDPSEWSEEELGFDLDREVYPMVVHAVVDEGEEHTGHCHVLLATFEKHSDGTFCVKPLKQKQVVDGVSYLLQEIYGIENKYNTQDSKVAEDEVSDNSAECVVCLSDVRDTLILPCRHLCLCNTCADTLRYQANNCPICRLPFRALLQIRAMRKKLGPLSPTSFNPIIASQTSDSEEHSSSENIPPGYEVVSLLEALNGPLTPSPAALPLRALGDPPGAGTLPSYGSDGPMPPLRALSPLERLPDCGPPGLKLKKSLSKSISQNSSILPEEEDEKSCTESELRVSRRRSPARREEECGATPESENLTLSSSGAIDQSSCTGTPLSSTISSPEEPVSSSLAQSVMSMASSQSQHSQLSTDTVSSMSGSYIAPGTEEEEEEGDMLPSPTAASATASDGESTPVESPDINFISISAEERDAEGNDVLEDEDASPTQEDAAVPDSCPINIEE, translated from the exons ATGGGGGCTCTGACCAGCCGGCAAAACGCAGGGGTGGAGGAAGTGGATATCCCCGCTAATTCCGTCTACAGATATCCCCCGAAATCCG GGAGCTACTTTGCCAACCACTTCATCATGGGCGGCGAGAAGTTCGACTCCACGCACCCCGAGGGTTACCTCTTCGGCGAGAACAGCGACCTCAACTTCCTGGGGAACCGGCCTGTTGTG TTCCCTTATGCTGCTCCACCTCCTCAGGAACCCGTGAAGACCCTCAGGAGCTTAATCAACATCCGCAAGGACACCCTGCGCCTTGTCAA GTGCTCGGAGGAGGTGAAGACCCCAGGGGAAGAAGTCAGCAAAGCCAAGGTGCACTACAACGTGGAGTTCACTTTCGACACGGATGCCCGTGTGGCCATAACCATCTACTACCAGGCGAGCGAGGAGTTTCACAATGGGGTGGCGAG CTACATCCCCAGGGACAACAGCCTGCAGTCAGAGACGGTGCACTACAAGCGGGGGGTGTGCCAGCAGTTCTGCGTGCCCTCCCACACCGTCGACCCCTCCGAGTGGAGCGAGGAGGAG CTGGGCTTTGACCTGGACCGGGAGGTGTACCCCATGGTGGTGCACGCGGTGGTGGATGAAGGAGAGG AGCACACCGGGCACTGCCACGTGCTGCTGGCCACCTTTGAGAAG CACAGCGACGGCACCTTCTGCGTGAAGCCCCTCAAGCAGAAGCAAGTG GTGGATGGCGTGAGCTACCTTCTGCAGGAGATCTATGGCATTGAGAACAAGTACAACACGCAGGACTCCAAG GTGGCCGAGGATGAGGTGAGTGATAACAGCGCTGAGTGCGTCGTCTGCCTCTCGGACGTCCGCGACACCCTCATCCTGCCCTGCCGCCACCTCTGCCTCTGCAATACCTGCGCCGACACCCTGCGCTACCAGGCCAACAACTGCCCCATCTGCAGGCTGC CTTTCCGAGCCTTGCTTCAAATCCGAGCCATGAGGAAAAAGCTGGGTCCCCTCTCGCCCACCAGCTTCAACCCCATCATCGCCTCGCAGACCTCTGACTCCGAGGAGCACTCG tcCTCGGAGAACATTCCCCCGGGCTACGAGGTGGTGTCACTGCTGGAGGCCCTCAACGGGCCGCTGACGCCCTCGCCAGCCGCCCTGCCGCTGCGTGCGCTGGGGGACCCCCCGGGCGCGGGGACCCTGCCCTCGTATGGCAGCGATGGTCCCATGCCCCCCCTGCGAGCCCTCTCGCCCCTCGAGCGTCTTCCTGACTGTGGACCCCCGGGGCTCAAGCTGAAGAAGAGCCTCTCCAA GTCCATCTCACAGAACTCCTCCATCCTACCCGAAGAGGAGGATGAGAAGTCGTGCACTGAGTCGGAGCTGAGGGTCTCCAGGAGGAGATCCCCTGCCCGGCGTGAGGAG GAATGCGGTGCGACGCCTGAGAGCGAAAACCTCACCCTGTCGTCATCGGGAGCCATCGACCAGTCCTCGTGCACCGGGACCCCCCTCTCCTCCACCATCTCGTCCCCAGAAG agcccgtcagcagcagcctggctcagTCCGTCATGTCCATGGCCTCCTCCCAGAGCCAGCACTCCCAGCTCAGCACTGACACCGTGTCCTCCATGTCCGGCTCCTACATTGCTCCCggcacagaggaggaggaggaggagggggacatGCTTCCCTCACCCACGGCCGCCAGCGCCACAGCCTCTGATGGAGAG TCGACGCCTGTGGAGTCCCCAGATATAAACTTCATCAGCATCTCGGCTGAGGAGCGTGATGCCGAG GGCAATGACGTGTTGGAGGATGAGGACGCCTCTCCCACGCAGGAAGATG